A window from bacterium encodes these proteins:
- a CDS encoding radical SAM protein, translated as MGHIVLLFPHTGYNKPSEQILPLGLLYVSAPLVQKGHSVTIIDQRKEAGWRDALRRAVSKPQTLAVGITTMTGPQIEHAMEIAQAVRKMAPELPIVWGGVHPSLLPEQIVQSEMVDIACVGEGEISFSELIKALEERKEWSNVPGICYRKNGKIVSTNSPPLYDLEQLPPLPYDLLDLSSYQTQPLRIKRASLPVITSRGCRFRCAYCYNTKFYQCSWRGMSPEKVMEQITTLVKNYNAGGIFLLDDNFFGSRHRVEQIFKMLIESGLGVHIYNANCRVDFLHRSSSEFLQLMRRAGVEQIFVGVESGSDRVLNSIYKDIKVEQVLEINRNLRDAGIIPVYSFMAGLPGETRLEVEQTLELMVRLREENPQAKLYKLSLFVPMPGTDLFERCKEMGNEFPQRLEDWSNYDYDHVNLTYLSDEHRKFRWCPKLANFL; from the coding sequence TTGGGGCACATAGTTTTACTTTTTCCTCATACAGGTTACAATAAACCCAGTGAGCAAATTTTACCATTGGGTTTACTCTATGTATCTGCACCACTTGTTCAAAAGGGGCATTCTGTAACCATCATTGACCAACGAAAAGAAGCGGGATGGCGTGACGCATTGCGTCGCGCCGTGAGCAAACCTCAGACTTTGGCGGTTGGTATTACCACTATGACCGGCCCACAAATTGAACACGCTATGGAGATAGCTCAAGCCGTTAGAAAAATGGCACCAGAGCTCCCTATTGTCTGGGGTGGAGTTCATCCCAGTTTGCTACCGGAACAAATAGTCCAATCCGAGATGGTAGATATTGCCTGTGTTGGAGAAGGAGAAATATCTTTTTCTGAATTAATCAAGGCTTTGGAGGAAAGAAAAGAATGGTCTAATGTGCCAGGAATTTGCTACCGCAAAAATGGGAAAATAGTTTCCACCAATTCTCCTCCTCTGTATGACCTTGAGCAATTGCCTCCTTTACCTTATGACCTGTTAGACTTGAGCAGTTATCAAACACAGCCGTTACGAATCAAGAGAGCCAGTTTGCCAGTTATTACCAGCCGAGGCTGCAGGTTTCGTTGTGCATATTGTTATAATACAAAATTCTATCAGTGTTCCTGGCGTGGTATGTCTCCTGAGAAAGTAATGGAACAGATTACCACTTTAGTGAAAAATTATAATGCCGGCGGTATTTTCCTTCTGGATGATAACTTCTTTGGTAGCCGTCATCGAGTAGAACAAATTTTTAAAATGCTTATTGAAAGTGGTTTGGGAGTTCACATTTACAATGCCAACTGTCGAGTTGACTTTCTGCACAGAAGTTCATCAGAATTTCTTCAACTGATGCGTCGGGCGGGTGTAGAACAAATCTTCGTAGGGGTTGAATCTGGCTCTGACCGGGTCCTCAACAGCATATACAAAGACATTAAGGTAGAACAGGTGTTGGAAATCAATAGAAACTTGCGTGATGCCGGGATTATCCCGGTATACAGTTTCATGGCAGGATTACCAGGTGAGACACGGTTAGAGGTTGAACAAACTCTTGAACTTATGGTTCGACTGCGAGAAGAAAATCCACAGGCAAAACTATACAAGTTGTCCCTATTTGTTCCTATGCCTGGTACTGATTTGTTTGAACGATGCAAGGAAATGGGAAATGAATTTCCACAGCGCCTTGAGGATTGGTCAAATTATGATTATGACCATGTTAACCTGACATATTTGTCAGATGAACACCGCAAATTTCGGTGGTGTCCGAAATTAGCTAACTTCCTCTAA
- a CDS encoding O-antigen ligase family protein encodes MRIEATDLFLVILYAYLIKDFITRRLSIQIPAVAIFWLLLIILGLGSIIFSPYRTMAAYEIICMTKMLLLFICLVNYGKTRKQIKLVVVSLMIGVFLQIIYGLLQYFTGLNLNLERLGQAPEMFTEELGMRSASRIGAMLGHPNLFAGYLVMLLPLALTLIFVQISIWYKALCIAILVFGEVALILTLSRGGWISFAIAVMVILFLHPTISRQRIIAGIFILCFVLVLGSLFSGTIIQKFILSDPASVDSRIECMYIAWRMIQSNFWLGTGLNSFTFVMPDYDYSGIPWGEMNPPVHNIYLLIFAEQGIFGFLLFLSICFMVIRVGILNLKGKDNLLNAINVGLLAGFIAILVQGLVDWNLRVNVTVRVFWTLAALLFAIHFWNQKQESDNPQRHRDTEKK; translated from the coding sequence TTGCGTATCGAGGCAACAGATTTGTTTCTCGTCATATTGTATGCATATTTGATTAAAGATTTTATCACCAGACGGTTATCAATTCAAATACCTGCGGTAGCAATATTTTGGTTATTGCTCATCATTTTGGGACTTGGGAGCATAATTTTTTCCCCCTACCGGACCATGGCCGCTTATGAAATTATTTGTATGACAAAAATGTTGTTACTTTTTATATGTCTTGTCAATTATGGAAAAACCCGTAAGCAGATAAAATTGGTTGTCGTGTCATTGATGATTGGTGTATTTTTGCAGATAATATATGGACTGTTACAATATTTTACTGGGTTGAATCTTAATCTTGAACGATTGGGTCAGGCACCCGAGATGTTTACCGAAGAACTGGGAATGAGAAGCGCCAGCAGGATCGGGGCGATGTTAGGTCATCCAAATCTATTTGCCGGATATCTTGTAATGTTACTTCCTCTGGCACTTACCCTGATATTTGTCCAAATCTCGATTTGGTACAAGGCACTATGTATAGCTATTTTGGTATTTGGAGAAGTGGCACTCATATTAACGCTTTCTCGTGGTGGTTGGATTAGCTTCGCAATCGCTGTTATGGTAATATTGTTCTTACATCCAACAATAAGTCGCCAGAGAATTATCGCAGGGATATTTATCTTATGTTTTGTATTGGTCCTTGGATCTTTATTTTCAGGGACTATAATCCAGAAGTTTATCCTTAGCGACCCAGCATCAGTTGATTCCCGGATTGAATGTATGTACATTGCCTGGCGGATGATACAATCGAATTTTTGGCTGGGCACAGGTTTAAATTCTTTTACCTTTGTAATGCCGGATTATGACTATTCCGGTATACCGTGGGGGGAAATGAACCCACCAGTTCATAATATCTACCTGTTGATTTTCGCCGAACAGGGTATCTTTGGATTCCTATTGTTTTTATCTATCTGTTTTATGGTCATCAGGGTAGGAATTTTAAACCTTAAAGGTAAAGATAATCTGTTGAATGCAATTAATGTGGGTCTTCTTGCGGGCTTCATCGCAATATTAGTTCAGGGATTGGTGGACTGGAACTTGCGAGTAAATGTTACCGTGCGTGTTTTTTGGACACTTGCAGCCTTACTTTTTGCCATTCATTTCTGGAATCAAAAGCAAGAAAGTGATAACCCGCAGAGACACAGAGATACAGAGAAGAAATAA